Part of the Longimicrobiales bacterium genome, TCATTTATCAACTCACTCTGTTCGGAGGACTCCCATGCTCGGACTCAGAAGCGTCTCTTCACTCATCCTCGCAGGCAGTATGGCTGCGTGTGCGACGGAGACTGCGTCCATAAACAACGAGACAGAGCTTTCTCAAGTGGAGGCAGCGAACGTGGCCTTCACCGGGGCTATTGCGGCGTTTGACTTGGAAGGAATCATGTCCTGGATCGCAGAAGACGCGCTCTTCTATCCACCAGACGCCGAGATGCTCTCTGATAACGATTCGGTGCGTGACTTCTTCGAAGCGGGTTTGTCGGATCCGAACGCAGCCGCCGAGTTCGAGCACCTGTCCTCCGCGATTTCTGAAGATGGCAGCATGGGCTATACAGTCAGCATGCTCCACTATACCTACACGGCGCCAGATGGAAGCGTTGCCACAGACCACGACCGAGACCTCCACGTTTGGAGGAAAGACAGCTCCGGCAATTGGAAGGTGGCGCTCGACATGTGGAACTCTGGCTCTAGCGAGATGCAGTAGTCGAAGAGC contains:
- a CDS encoding nuclear transport factor 2 family protein — protein: MLGLRSVSSLILAGSMAACATETASINNETELSQVEAANVAFTGAIAAFDLEGIMSWIAEDALFYPPDAEMLSDNDSVRDFFEAGLSDPNAAAEFEHLSSAISEDGSMGYTVSMLHYTYTAPDGSVATDHDRDLHVWRKDSSGNWKVALDMWNSGSSEMQ